A genomic segment from Natronorubrum tibetense GA33 encodes:
- a CDS encoding universal stress protein: MPRIRRVEPVNIQPITLEEQVPYLLDATTEAFDMHYLVFTTSVHTTAAICDYLDERATSDDGVTVVATTPADDATARRDAQEALNVAPVRLAALGDVQTELRTHDEPARSLLETASAVGADEILIAAHDGLTAESSSVGSTVRKLLETASLPVVVVPVPDA, from the coding sequence GTGCCCCGGATCCGGCGGGTCGAACCGGTCAATATCCAGCCGATCACGCTCGAGGAGCAGGTACCATACCTTCTTGATGCCACCACCGAAGCGTTCGATATGCATTATCTCGTCTTCACGACATCCGTACACACGACGGCGGCGATCTGTGACTACCTCGACGAGCGCGCGACGAGCGACGACGGCGTCACGGTCGTCGCCACCACACCGGCGGACGACGCGACGGCACGGCGGGACGCACAGGAGGCGTTGAATGTCGCTCCCGTCAGATTAGCTGCACTCGGTGACGTCCAGACGGAGCTACGGACCCATGACGAGCCAGCGCGATCGCTCCTCGAGACCGCGTCCGCCGTCGGTGCGGACGAGATACTGATCGCCGCTCACGACGGACTCACCGCCGAGTCGTCGTCGGTCGGATCGACCGTGAGAAAACTGCTCGAGACGGCGTCGCTCCCGGTCGTCGTCGTGCCAGTCCCGGACGCGTAA
- a CDS encoding DUF7521 family protein — protein MSQDVVRIDEAPLFELLTVASLFLVALFGTVIAYQAYRGYRRNDAGSMLYLAAGLLLLTLCPFLINVTVTTVASPGQVVTVFLENVSRLLGLVAIMYSLYGHH, from the coding sequence ATGAGCCAGGACGTCGTCCGGATTGACGAAGCACCCCTGTTCGAACTCCTGACCGTGGCGAGTCTCTTTCTCGTCGCGCTGTTTGGGACGGTTATCGCCTACCAGGCCTACCGAGGGTATCGTCGCAACGACGCGGGGTCGATGCTCTATCTCGCCGCTGGATTGCTCCTCCTGACGCTCTGTCCGTTCCTGATCAACGTCACGGTCACGACGGTTGCCAGCCCGGGACAGGTCGTCACGGTATTTCTCGAGAACGTGAGTCGACTTCTCGGACTGGTCGCGATCATGTACTCGCTGTACGGTCACCACTAG
- a CDS encoding ArsR/SmtB family transcription factor: MSEDTDLSTVLAVLDDEYARKILTHTSIEPMSASTLSDRCDASLPTIYRRLDRLEECQLVTEETELAPDGNHYSVYSANLEHLELSLEDGSFELEVTYREEDVADKFTRLWEGMR, from the coding sequence GTGAGTGAGGACACCGATCTATCGACAGTGCTCGCGGTGCTCGACGACGAGTACGCACGCAAGATCCTCACCCATACGAGCATCGAACCCATGTCTGCCAGTACCCTGAGTGACCGGTGTGATGCGTCCCTACCGACGATCTATCGTCGACTCGACCGCCTCGAGGAGTGCCAGCTCGTTACTGAAGAGACGGAGCTCGCACCCGACGGAAACCACTACAGCGTCTACAGCGCGAACCTCGAACACCTCGAGCTCTCTCTCGAGGACGGCTCGTTCGAACTCGAGGTAACGTATCGCGAGGAAGATGTCGCCGACAAGTTCACCCGTCTATGGGAGGGGATGCGATGA
- a CDS encoding alpha/beta hydrolase family protein — MAETDHRIPVDDGESVAAVHHEAPGNDWLIFCHGFLSDKSGSYERRCRRAVKRGYNAVRFDFRGCGESDGAFVEQTLSSKLADLAAVVDRFDPPSYALFGSSFGGKVAFHAAVRDDRVEAVVTRAPVTYNRVFDEYRTAVDRDGECRFETGDSIDRRFFEDFAQYGFDTVEPTLDVPVAIFHGSQDDSVDVAHSFEAAAQLETDVLLETFATEGHLFSSEAEERLLERTFHWLETQ; from the coding sequence ATGGCCGAAACGGACCATCGGATCCCAGTCGACGACGGCGAGTCCGTCGCTGCCGTCCACCACGAGGCACCCGGAAACGACTGGCTGATCTTCTGCCACGGCTTTCTGAGCGACAAATCAGGGAGCTACGAGCGACGCTGTCGTCGAGCGGTCAAACGGGGGTACAACGCCGTCCGGTTCGACTTTCGCGGCTGTGGCGAGTCCGACGGCGCGTTCGTCGAGCAGACGCTCAGTTCGAAGCTTGCGGACCTGGCTGCCGTCGTCGATCGGTTCGATCCACCGTCCTACGCGCTCTTCGGCTCGAGTTTCGGCGGCAAGGTTGCGTTCCACGCCGCCGTGCGTGACGACCGAGTCGAGGCAGTCGTCACCCGAGCGCCCGTGACGTACAACCGCGTCTTCGACGAGTACCGGACGGCGGTCGATCGCGACGGCGAGTGCCGATTCGAGACCGGGGACAGTATCGATCGTCGCTTTTTCGAGGATTTCGCACAGTATGGCTTCGACACCGTCGAACCCACGCTCGACGTTCCGGTCGCGATCTTTCACGGTTCGCAGGACGATTCCGTCGACGTGGCTCACAGCTTCGAGGCGGCTGCGCAACTCGAGACCGATGTCCTCCTCGAGACGTTCGCGACGGAGGGGCACCTGTTTTCGTCCGAAGCAGAAGAACGGCTGCTCGAGCGGACGTTTCACTGGCTCGAGACGCAGTGA
- a CDS encoding tyrosine-type recombinase/integrase, whose product MADTESGGSSDETSLENATAEFVAERDGNYAQNLEYSLENWIDWCGDRDVDTLEEVSPLTMRNYASHLKRRVHADAISASTAQTYYNYVSALLARSVEVGVLGENPAEKREARKPLPAATTNSGDQQFWHPEQRAVLVEYVDERARAAIDERGADAFEAVRDRALITVLAYTGVRGSEVVADSRHDRRNGLRWSDVDLENGVIQVFGKSQDREEVGLTGQTIDPLRRLRSLVDPPAESWPVFPSRHPPSLYERIRDAGHDVPDADPWAFVLENAIEPPSMSTSGTRTLLKRLSDEANVPGLEDGEYLTLHGARRGVGETLYREHGAQRAQRTLRHADPKTTSTMYSHIEASELGADNTEVFDSE is encoded by the coding sequence ATGGCAGATACCGAATCCGGGGGGTCATCCGATGAAACGTCCCTCGAGAACGCGACAGCCGAGTTCGTCGCCGAACGCGACGGCAACTACGCACAGAACCTCGAGTATAGCCTCGAGAACTGGATCGACTGGTGTGGCGACCGGGATGTCGACACGCTCGAGGAGGTGTCACCATTGACGATGCGGAACTACGCGTCACACCTCAAGCGTCGGGTGCACGCCGATGCGATTAGCGCCTCGACTGCGCAAACGTACTACAACTACGTGTCGGCGCTGTTGGCCAGATCCGTCGAAGTTGGCGTCCTCGGGGAGAACCCTGCCGAAAAACGCGAGGCGAGGAAACCGCTTCCGGCAGCGACGACCAACAGCGGGGACCAGCAGTTCTGGCACCCCGAACAGCGAGCGGTTCTCGTCGAGTACGTCGATGAACGCGCTCGAGCGGCGATCGATGAACGCGGTGCCGACGCTTTCGAAGCGGTTCGTGACCGCGCACTGATCACCGTCCTCGCGTACACGGGCGTCCGCGGCTCGGAAGTGGTGGCCGATTCGCGTCACGACCGCCGAAACGGCCTGCGGTGGTCCGACGTTGATCTCGAGAACGGGGTGATCCAGGTCTTCGGCAAGAGTCAGGACCGGGAGGAGGTCGGACTGACGGGCCAGACGATCGATCCGCTTCGCCGGCTTCGCTCGCTCGTCGATCCGCCCGCCGAATCGTGGCCGGTGTTCCCCTCGAGACACCCGCCGTCGTTGTACGAACGTATCCGGGACGCAGGCCACGATGTCCCCGACGCCGACCCATGGGCGTTCGTTCTCGAGAACGCGATCGAACCGCCGTCGATGAGCACCTCAGGGACGCGAACGCTGTTGAAACGACTGTCGGACGAAGCCAACGTACCCGGACTCGAGGACGGCGAGTACCTGACCCTCCACGGCGCTCGACGGGGGGTCGGTGAAACGCTGTACAGGGAACACGGGGCTCAGCGAGCCCAGCGAACGCTTCGCCACGCCGATCCGAAGACGACGTCGACGATGTACTCCCACATCGAAGCCAGCGAGTTGGGTGCGGACAATACCGAAGTGTTCGACAGCGAGTGA
- a CDS encoding ABC transporter ATP-binding protein, which yields MTDSTNDTNAKARSIDPERRGQLAVATDGLTKQYGAKTAVDDLTLEIESGTVYGFLGPNGAGKTTTIRMLTSLLPPTTGTGHVAGAPITDREAVVDHIGYLPESPPIHEEFTAREQLEYHGGLRDMSPDELDVRIETLLDRFELADDADDRIVTYSKGMRKKTGLIQAILHEPDVVFLDEPTGGLDPHARRTVREVLSELAANGTTVFLSTHILPVVERIATEVGILYEGRLVEEGAPDVLVDRMESGDESTLEAVFLDVTTDPESE from the coding sequence ATGACAGACAGCACGAACGACACGAACGCAAAGGCACGGTCGATCGATCCCGAGCGGCGCGGTCAACTCGCTGTCGCCACGGACGGATTGACGAAACAGTACGGCGCGAAGACGGCCGTCGACGACCTGACTCTCGAGATCGAGTCCGGCACGGTGTACGGCTTCCTCGGACCCAACGGCGCGGGCAAAACGACGACGATCCGGATGCTGACGTCGTTGCTGCCACCGACCACCGGAACCGGTCACGTCGCCGGAGCGCCGATCACCGACCGGGAAGCGGTCGTCGACCACATCGGATACCTGCCCGAATCACCGCCGATACACGAGGAGTTCACGGCTCGCGAACAACTCGAGTACCACGGCGGACTACGAGATATGAGCCCGGACGAACTCGACGTCCGCATCGAAACGTTGCTCGACCGCTTCGAACTCGCCGACGATGCCGACGATCGGATCGTGACTTACTCGAAGGGGATGCGCAAGAAGACCGGCCTGATTCAGGCCATTCTGCACGAACCGGACGTCGTTTTCTTGGACGAGCCGACGGGTGGGCTCGATCCGCACGCCAGACGAACCGTTCGTGAGGTGCTGAGCGAGCTCGCGGCAAACGGAACGACCGTTTTTCTGTCGACACACATCCTGCCAGTGGTCGAACGAATCGCAACCGAGGTAGGGATTCTCTACGAGGGACGACTCGTCGAAGAAGGTGCGCCCGACGTGCTCGTCGATCGGATGGAATCCGGTGACGAATCGACGCTCGAAGCAGTGTTTCTCGACGTAACGACGGACCCGGAGTCCGAGTGA
- a CDS encoding DUF4097 family beta strand repeat-containing protein: MTRQASRRSVLAGAAGGVLCGVAGCLSRSRDVERTVTKTHTTEELRAVTISTTLSDIDVHSAPTDAIDIEGQKAAVSRDDLESIGLSTTIDDGVLDISVDRDDARTVFGLRPDPVLDLSVAVPDRLEVRRIESRAGDLDVNDVVGNLQVTSETGAVSATAVEGIVSAATETGDLVVEDPASIDRLVTDTGDVDVALSGIDDDATIESSTGSIDLRVPDELDLTLEITTETGEITVTDVEDLPEMAGDSLIEAVVGDGATRLEVSTETGDVTVTGRE; the protein is encoded by the coding sequence ATGACACGCCAGGCGTCACGGCGCTCCGTGCTGGCCGGCGCCGCCGGTGGGGTCCTCTGTGGCGTTGCCGGCTGTCTCTCGAGGAGCCGAGACGTCGAGCGGACGGTGACGAAGACGCACACCACGGAGGAACTGCGGGCGGTAACGATCTCGACGACGCTCAGCGATATCGACGTTCACTCGGCACCGACGGACGCGATCGACATCGAGGGCCAGAAAGCGGCCGTCAGCCGCGACGATCTCGAGTCGATCGGGCTGTCGACGACGATCGATGACGGTGTTCTCGATATTTCGGTCGACCGAGACGACGCGCGGACCGTCTTCGGGCTCCGACCCGATCCGGTGCTCGACCTCTCGGTCGCCGTTCCCGACCGACTCGAGGTGCGACGGATCGAATCGCGGGCGGGAGATCTCGACGTGAACGACGTCGTGGGGAACCTCCAGGTAACCTCCGAAACGGGAGCTGTGAGTGCAACGGCCGTCGAGGGGATCGTTTCGGCCGCGACGGAGACCGGCGATCTCGTCGTCGAAGATCCCGCGTCGATCGACCGACTCGTGACTGACACCGGCGACGTGGACGTCGCTCTATCCGGGATCGACGACGACGCGACCATCGAGTCGTCGACGGGTTCGATCGATCTGCGCGTTCCCGACGAACTCGATCTGACGCTCGAGATCACGACCGAGACGGGCGAGATTACAGTCACCGACGTGGAAGACCTCCCGGAGATGGCCGGCGATTCGTTGATCGAAGCCGTCGTCGGTGACGGAGCGACGCGACTCGAGGTTTCGACGGAAACGGGAGACGTGACGGTGACGGGCCGGGAATAG
- a CDS encoding tyrosine-type recombinase/integrase: MSNADGVTVVDAVDAYLQRKAVGDPDGSGAGTYASNAESILRRWADWLETEHGVVSLFSLETEQMRAYAVELRSRADRGEYAASTAGTYYAVVRAFLSWCVHGGILESNPGAADAAESALPSGDDRSTDEFWTAAQRRRLRTHVRERALEASADELDRDERRSRLREYAMVALLAHSGVRGSELFRVPDDERRTGATWDDVDFYTGTIRVLGKSQRLEDVPLPAPARTPLRRYRVVLDPPSNDWPLFPTRHAPSIARRVRDVLEDRGHTESETDALLAGTTATRLARERSIAPPTITTEGARSVLKRLCEDANVDIDGDYLTPRGVRETCDNDSDQYRREATTSKPALRVSVLERTIAVPESPPSIIDVGSSDRDEQPEQD; the protein is encoded by the coding sequence GTGAGCAACGCCGACGGCGTCACCGTCGTCGACGCGGTCGACGCCTACCTCCAACGGAAGGCCGTCGGCGACCCCGACGGTTCCGGTGCCGGAACCTACGCGTCGAACGCCGAGTCGATCCTGCGGCGCTGGGCCGACTGGCTCGAGACCGAACACGGCGTTGTTTCGCTATTTTCCCTCGAGACCGAACAGATGCGGGCCTACGCCGTCGAGTTGCGATCCCGAGCCGACCGCGGCGAGTACGCGGCGTCGACCGCCGGTACCTACTACGCGGTCGTCCGAGCGTTTCTCTCGTGGTGCGTCCACGGCGGTATTCTGGAATCGAATCCGGGCGCGGCCGACGCCGCCGAGTCCGCCCTTCCCTCCGGAGACGATCGATCCACCGACGAGTTCTGGACGGCCGCACAGCGCCGACGCCTCCGGACGCACGTCCGAGAACGCGCACTCGAGGCCTCGGCGGACGAACTCGATCGGGACGAACGGCGCAGCCGACTGCGGGAGTACGCGATGGTTGCCCTCCTGGCCCACTCCGGGGTACGCGGCTCCGAACTGTTTCGCGTCCCCGACGACGAACGTCGCACGGGAGCGACCTGGGACGACGTCGACTTCTATACGGGAACGATCCGCGTGCTCGGGAAATCGCAGCGGCTCGAGGACGTGCCGCTGCCGGCACCCGCCCGGACGCCGCTGCGACGCTACCGGGTCGTTCTCGATCCCCCGTCGAACGACTGGCCGCTGTTTCCGACGCGCCACGCGCCCTCGATCGCTCGCCGCGTCAGGGACGTACTGGAGGATCGAGGCCACACCGAGTCCGAAACCGACGCGTTGCTCGCGGGGACGACGGCGACCCGACTCGCTCGCGAGCGCTCGATCGCGCCGCCGACGATCACCACCGAAGGTGCCCGATCGGTCCTGAAACGGCTCTGTGAGGATGCGAACGTCGATATCGACGGCGACTACCTGACCCCACGGGGAGTCCGGGAGACATGCGACAACGACAGCGACCAGTACAGACGCGAAGCGACGACATCGAAGCCCGCACTCCGTGTGTCAGTCCTCGAGCGAACGATCGCCGTCCCGGAATCACCGCCCTCGATCATCGACGTCGGCTCGAGCGACCGTGATGAACAGCCAGAACAGGACTGA
- a CDS encoding Na(+)/H(+) antiporter subunit D — protein MIEADLLTMAYPPLIVFAAALLVLVLPRILGFAIGALSLAAVVAIAAFAPDGAHLTGTFLGFSDIRPFYIDEFTRMMGIALGFLGTFAVIYAYSSEATKTMAAFALAYVASALGAAFAGDWLVLVFMWEIMALTSTVLVWHYGGDAVRAGYRYALAHGIGGSLVLFAVIAHYAQVGTFVFGEGVDYPNALLAGGFAEGLPMLLAILGIGVNVAFVGFHTWLPDTYPRPHFAASVFLAAFTTKTSAYVLLRAVPEGNIYLAYMGGLMAVYGVVFALLQHDMRALLSYHIQAQLGYMVAGIGIGTTIGAAGAMGHLFNNVLYKSLLFMAVGVVIYRTRENDLYKLGGLWREMPLTAIAFFIGALSITAVPGFSGFISKGMVLDAADPGYYGGSEYQALYWLLFIGAIGTFLSFIKLGFYVFFHGESDRQVRDAKPGQITAMLSVGGACVVLGLPAVGWPVFTDLLPLIDGTEFLGPGGEGQTLTPYSTGHLMDAAILIAISAVGFKLIRKPLSKIDYSDPALIVNPVSYHVGRGTMRATTGTYAAVDNAVVGFVKRCYWVGNNPVLAVDAAARRLPMVEAEERRPADGGRPSTIHLRTSIGTTVLLLTIVLTVVLWLLIS, from the coding sequence ATGATCGAAGCAGACCTGCTAACGATGGCGTACCCGCCGCTGATCGTCTTCGCGGCGGCCCTGCTCGTGCTCGTCCTGCCGCGAATCCTCGGCTTCGCGATCGGCGCGCTCAGCCTCGCGGCCGTGGTGGCTATCGCCGCATTCGCTCCAGACGGAGCTCATCTGACCGGAACCTTCCTCGGATTTTCCGATATCCGGCCGTTCTACATCGACGAGTTCACCCGAATGATGGGGATCGCGCTGGGCTTCCTCGGTACGTTCGCCGTGATCTACGCGTACTCGAGTGAAGCCACCAAAACGATGGCCGCGTTCGCGCTGGCGTACGTCGCGAGCGCGCTCGGTGCCGCCTTCGCGGGCGACTGGCTCGTCCTCGTCTTCATGTGGGAGATCATGGCGCTGACGAGCACCGTCTTGGTCTGGCACTACGGCGGCGACGCCGTCCGCGCGGGCTATCGGTACGCACTTGCCCACGGTATCGGCGGCAGCCTCGTGCTGTTCGCGGTGATCGCCCACTACGCCCAGGTCGGAACCTTCGTCTTCGGCGAGGGCGTGGACTACCCGAACGCCTTGCTCGCCGGCGGATTCGCCGAGGGGCTACCGATGTTGCTCGCGATCCTCGGGATCGGCGTCAACGTCGCGTTCGTCGGCTTCCACACCTGGCTGCCGGACACCTACCCGCGTCCGCACTTCGCCGCGTCGGTGTTCCTCGCGGCCTTTACCACGAAAACGAGCGCGTACGTCCTCCTGCGTGCGGTTCCGGAGGGCAACATCTACCTCGCCTACATGGGCGGGCTGATGGCCGTCTACGGCGTCGTCTTCGCGCTGCTTCAACACGACATGCGTGCGCTGCTGTCCTACCACATCCAGGCCCAGCTGGGCTACATGGTGGCCGGGATCGGTATCGGGACCACGATCGGCGCCGCCGGCGCGATGGGGCACCTGTTTAACAACGTGCTCTACAAGAGCCTGCTGTTCATGGCCGTCGGGGTCGTCATCTACCGCACGCGGGAGAACGACCTCTACAAGCTCGGTGGGCTCTGGCGGGAGATGCCGTTGACCGCCATCGCCTTTTTCATCGGTGCGCTCTCGATTACCGCCGTCCCCGGCTTCAGCGGCTTCATCAGCAAGGGGATGGTGCTCGACGCCGCCGATCCGGGCTACTACGGCGGATCCGAGTATCAGGCGCTGTACTGGCTGCTCTTTATCGGGGCGATCGGGACCTTCCTCTCCTTTATCAAGCTCGGCTTCTACGTCTTCTTCCACGGCGAAAGCGACCGACAGGTCAGAGACGCCAAGCCGGGTCAGATCACGGCGATGCTCTCCGTCGGCGGCGCGTGTGTCGTCCTCGGGTTGCCGGCGGTCGGCTGGCCGGTCTTCACCGACCTGCTCCCGCTGATCGACGGGACGGAGTTCCTCGGCCCCGGCGGCGAGGGCCAGACGCTGACCCCATACAGTACGGGCCACCTGATGGACGCAGCCATCCTGATCGCCATTTCGGCCGTCGGCTTCAAACTCATCCGTAAGCCCCTCTCGAAGATCGACTACTCCGACCCGGCGCTGATCGTCAACCCCGTCTCCTATCACGTCGGTCGCGGAACGATGCGAGCGACAACGGGAACGTACGCTGCGGTCGACAACGCGGTCGTCGGCTTCGTCAAGCGCTGCTACTGGGTCGGCAACAATCCCGTGCTGGCGGTCGATGCGGCCGCCCGGCGGCTACCGATGGTCGAGGCCGAGGAGCGGCGTCCGGCGGACGGCGGTCGTCCGTCGACGATCCACCTGCGGACCAGCATCGGCACCACCGTCCTGTTGCTCACGATCGTGCTCACGGTCGTCCTCTGGCTGCTCATCAGCTGA
- a CDS encoding proton-conducting transporter transmembrane domain-containing protein has product MTEVADPRPLAAVLVSALAMCLIIASYRYPNVRESWSVVAALAKFGIILSMLPGVMDGTVYEWSLADSLGVEFLAGIDFVLRADPLGLLFALLASFLWIFTSFYAAGYMRGLDEHAQTRFFASFAASLSTAIGIAFSGNLVTIFLFYELLSLVTYPLVAHNEDNEARIAGRKYLAYTFFGGGVFLLAGTVLVYWLNTGVGAEDPLAFEAGGMAALAEAAQVDPVFAQAAFYLLIAGFGVKAAVMPLHSWLADAMVAPTPVSGLLHAVAVVKSGAFGVARVILEVFGPGLIHDLPLNVPGVGEVGLNIPVAILAAFTLTAASIIALRKDHLKRRLAFSTTAQLSYIVLGLSMLHPLAILGALFHIPAHAFGKLTLFFCAGAVHVETHTDYVSEMAGIGKRMPLTMSAFAIGAAGMAGMPLIAGFVSKFYMLIGSGSVGGGYWLFATALIVSGILNIAYLWPVVYTAFFESEDRHDAKPLLEFPPGGKRESYFDDDAAVATDGGDRSDEKPESGQPQPADERDDETEAKGAGTPETVDDEEEPEYAVDKYPSDHTVPEDAETHDDHAEDHHDHGDHHHGGPPAGGWERHSPFTESTWLMIFPISVIAVGAVTLGVIPDYAVFLDLAMYIVEGVFGVDSFDELHGLSLEEAMEVIDE; this is encoded by the coding sequence ATGACTGAAGTTGCAGACCCACGTCCGTTAGCCGCCGTCCTCGTTTCGGCGCTCGCGATGTGTCTGATCATCGCGTCGTATCGCTACCCGAACGTCCGCGAGAGCTGGTCGGTCGTCGCCGCACTGGCGAAGTTCGGAATTATCCTCAGTATGCTCCCCGGTGTGATGGACGGCACCGTCTACGAGTGGAGTCTCGCGGACTCGCTCGGCGTCGAGTTCCTCGCGGGAATCGACTTCGTGTTGCGCGCCGATCCGCTGGGACTGCTGTTCGCCTTGCTCGCGAGTTTCCTCTGGATCTTCACCTCCTTTTACGCAGCGGGCTACATGCGCGGGCTCGACGAGCACGCACAGACGCGTTTCTTCGCTTCCTTCGCAGCCAGTCTCTCGACGGCGATCGGCATCGCCTTCTCCGGCAATCTGGTGACGATCTTCCTCTTCTACGAGCTGCTGAGCCTCGTCACCTACCCGCTGGTCGCTCATAACGAGGACAACGAGGCCCGAATCGCGGGGCGGAAGTACCTCGCGTACACGTTCTTCGGCGGCGGGGTCTTCCTGCTCGCCGGGACCGTGCTGGTCTACTGGCTCAATACGGGCGTCGGTGCCGAGGACCCGCTCGCGTTCGAAGCGGGTGGGATGGCGGCGCTCGCTGAGGCCGCACAGGTCGATCCCGTCTTCGCGCAGGCCGCCTTTTACCTGCTGATCGCCGGCTTCGGCGTCAAGGCCGCGGTGATGCCGCTTCACTCCTGGCTGGCCGACGCGATGGTCGCGCCGACGCCGGTTTCGGGACTGCTCCACGCGGTGGCTGTCGTCAAATCCGGCGCGTTCGGGGTAGCACGGGTCATCCTCGAGGTCTTCGGTCCGGGACTCATCCACGACCTCCCGTTGAACGTCCCCGGGGTCGGGGAAGTGGGGCTGAATATCCCGGTCGCGATACTGGCCGCGTTCACGCTTACTGCGGCGAGTATCATCGCGCTGCGAAAGGACCACCTGAAACGTCGGCTTGCGTTCTCGACGACGGCACAGCTGTCTTACATCGTACTGGGGCTCTCGATGCTCCATCCCCTCGCGATCCTCGGGGCACTGTTCCACATCCCCGCCCACGCGTTCGGGAAGCTCACCCTGTTCTTCTGTGCAGGGGCGGTCCACGTCGAGACCCACACCGACTACGTCAGCGAGATGGCCGGCATCGGAAAGCGAATGCCGCTGACGATGTCTGCGTTCGCCATCGGCGCAGCTGGGATGGCCGGCATGCCGCTGATCGCCGGCTTCGTCAGCAAGTTCTACATGCTGATCGGCTCCGGTTCGGTCGGCGGGGGCTACTGGCTCTTCGCCACCGCGCTGATCGTCTCCGGTATTCTCAACATCGCCTACCTCTGGCCGGTCGTCTACACGGCCTTCTTCGAGAGCGAGGATCGCCACGACGCGAAACCGCTGCTCGAGTTCCCACCGGGTGGCAAACGCGAGTCGTACTTCGACGACGACGCGGCGGTCGCGACCGATGGCGGCGACCGGTCCGACGAGAAACCCGAAAGCGGCCAGCCACAGCCCGCGGACGAGCGGGACGACGAAACCGAAGCCAAAGGCGCTGGCACGCCGGAGACGGTTGACGACGAAGAAGAGCCCGAATATGCTGTCGACAAGTACCCGAGCGACCACACCGTTCCAGAGGATGCAGAGACCCACGACGACCACGCTGAGGACCATCACGACCACGGTGACCATCACCACGGTGGGCCGCCGGCCGGCGGTTGGGAACGCCACTCGCCGTTCACCGAGAGCACGTGGCTCATGATCTTCCCGATCAGCGTCATCGCGGTCGGCGCGGTCACGCTCGGCGTGATCCCCGACTACGCCGTCTTCCTCGACCTCGCGATGTACATCGTCGAGGGCGTCTTCGGCGTCGACTCCTTCGACGAACTGCACGGCCTTTCCCTTGAGGAGGCCATGGAGGTGATCGACGAATGA